One window from the genome of Pseudomonas fluorescens encodes:
- a CDS encoding LysR family transcriptional regulator: MDLRDLAYFEVIAELGHLGRAAQKLNRSQPALTKSIQRLEESLGARLFERDGRRIKLTAVGELLKVRGKQLQQSVAETQREIRDVANGVMGNIRLGCAASMADHLLPHLTATLLSRAPQITLNLVIGQDDLLRESLFSGRLDMVICPQYEADPLLEFHALFDDEAVVVASRNHPLFSAGYELRDLCQYRWVLPATAVPARRWIDNAFQSRDLPLPQVQIETTSISLLPRLIGETNLLSFLARETLEDVKGVTHLREIKLKETTMKRTIVVFVRTGAYLSPAAQVLLNVLKDDAPLLLR, translated from the coding sequence ATGGACCTGCGTGACCTTGCCTATTTTGAAGTCATCGCCGAGCTGGGCCATCTGGGCAGGGCCGCACAAAAGCTCAACCGCAGTCAGCCGGCGCTGACTAAAAGCATCCAACGACTTGAGGAGTCTCTAGGTGCCCGGCTGTTCGAACGCGACGGGCGTCGGATCAAGCTGACGGCAGTGGGGGAGTTGCTGAAGGTGCGTGGCAAACAGCTACAGCAGAGCGTTGCCGAAACCCAGCGAGAGATACGTGATGTTGCCAACGGGGTGATGGGCAATATTCGCCTGGGCTGCGCTGCTTCCATGGCTGATCACCTACTCCCGCACCTGACCGCGACTCTGCTTTCACGTGCGCCGCAGATCACCTTGAACCTGGTGATTGGGCAGGACGATTTACTGCGCGAATCACTTTTTTCCGGGCGGCTGGACATGGTGATCTGCCCGCAGTACGAAGCAGATCCTTTGTTGGAATTTCATGCGTTGTTTGACGATGAGGCGGTAGTGGTCGCCAGCCGCAACCACCCGCTGTTTAGCGCAGGTTATGAGTTGCGCGATTTGTGCCAGTACCGTTGGGTGCTGCCGGCCACCGCCGTGCCGGCCCGACGCTGGATAGACAATGCGTTTCAGTCCAGAGACCTGCCTTTGCCTCAAGTGCAGATCGAAACGACTTCGATCTCCTTGCTGCCGCGCCTGATTGGTGAAACCAACCTGCTCAGTTTTCTGGCCCGGGAGACTCTCGAAGACGTAAAGGGTGTGACGCACCTTCGGGAGATCAAGCTCAAGGAAACAACAATGAAACGCACGATTGTCGTTTTCGTGCGAACCGGCGCCTATTTGTCGCCGGCGGCGCAAGTACTGCTGAACGTGCTTAAAGACGATGCACCGCTGTTATTGAGGTAG
- a CDS encoding AbrB family transcriptional regulator, translating into MSSSARFSLHAYPAPFKWLALALVAGAAGQLLKFLGVPAGQFLGPMMVAIVFGTFGAGIQLHPYAFKLGQGCVGILAAHSMTLAVLLSIAQSWPMMLLATAATVCLSALVGLALVWAGIPASTAAWGTAPGAASAMVSMADEYGADSRVVATMQYVRVVCVVMIGALVSHWVGAPTGGETHVTNVEPQSFGLLNLGLTIATLLAGVALGNRVPAGALLMPLLLGGALQISGLLHIALPDWLLATAYGALGCYVGLRFDRPTIGYVWRRLPAMIMGATLLIALCALSAWLLATISDRDFLSIYLATSPGGLDTMAIIAVDTHSDVGLVLAMQTLRLFAVILTGAFVARLIIRLSEHRQITS; encoded by the coding sequence TTGTCTTCTTCTGCCAGATTTTCTCTACATGCCTACCCCGCGCCATTCAAATGGTTGGCGCTTGCGCTAGTGGCTGGAGCAGCCGGTCAGTTGCTGAAGTTTCTAGGGGTGCCAGCCGGCCAGTTCCTGGGGCCGATGATGGTCGCCATCGTGTTTGGAACGTTCGGTGCGGGTATACAGCTCCATCCCTACGCCTTCAAGCTGGGCCAAGGTTGTGTTGGCATTCTGGCGGCCCATTCCATGACGCTGGCAGTGCTTCTCTCGATAGCCCAGTCCTGGCCGATGATGCTGCTGGCAACCGCCGCAACGGTTTGCCTCAGTGCTCTGGTCGGACTAGCCTTGGTATGGGCAGGCATTCCGGCCAGCACCGCCGCATGGGGAACGGCTCCAGGCGCTGCCTCGGCGATGGTCTCGATGGCGGATGAGTACGGTGCCGATTCGCGAGTAGTCGCCACCATGCAATACGTACGAGTCGTGTGCGTGGTGATGATCGGCGCACTGGTGAGCCACTGGGTCGGGGCACCGACAGGCGGCGAAACGCACGTGACAAACGTCGAGCCGCAGAGCTTCGGACTACTTAATCTAGGCCTGACCATCGCCACGCTGCTTGCTGGTGTTGCACTGGGCAATCGAGTGCCCGCCGGGGCGCTGCTGATGCCGTTGCTGCTGGGTGGCGCCTTGCAAATCAGCGGCCTGTTGCACATCGCGCTGCCCGACTGGCTCCTCGCTACTGCTTATGGCGCACTGGGTTGCTACGTCGGCTTGCGCTTTGACCGCCCAACGATTGGGTACGTCTGGCGGCGCCTGCCGGCGATGATAATGGGTGCCACGCTTTTGATCGCGCTGTGCGCATTATCTGCCTGGCTATTGGCAACAATATCGGACAGGGATTTCCTCTCGATTTACCTGGCCACCAGCCCGGGCGGGCTCGACACGATGGCGATCATCGCGGTGGACACGCATTCCGACGTGGGACTGGTGCTGGCAATGCAGACCCTGCGATTGTTTGCGGTCATCCTGACAGGGGCTTTTGTGGCACGGCTGATCATTCGCTTGTCTGAGCACCGCCAGATAACGTCATAG
- a CDS encoding LysR family transcriptional regulator — MKLDEALFTAIDLNALFILLVVYRERGVTRAAERLNVKQPAVSNTLAKLRVHFKDPLFIRRSRELVPTAKANEIVRGLAPALMRIQDVIRPL; from the coding sequence ATGAAGCTTGATGAAGCGCTATTTACGGCGATCGATCTCAATGCCTTGTTCATTCTCTTGGTGGTCTATCGCGAGCGAGGCGTGACGCGGGCAGCCGAACGACTGAACGTAAAGCAGCCAGCGGTGAGTAATACGCTGGCGAAGCTGCGCGTTCACTTTAAAGACCCCTTGTTCATTCGACGTTCGAGGGAGCTGGTGCCCACGGCCAAGGCCAACGAAATCGTACGGGGGTTGGCGCCGGCATTGATGAGGATCCAGGACGTTATACGCCCCTTGTGA
- a CDS encoding cupin domain-containing protein, with translation MRITFAMSMLSVTLMVSSSLHAAEEPDSAMQIVRNGEQPSVLGSSRNFVGTVRVDPLFAARPPSRVTAGAVTFQPGARSAWHTHPAGQNLIVTAGVGWIQQEGGEKIVIKPGDVIWTPPGVKHWHGATDTTGLTHLAIQEVQGGKNVEWLEPVTDEQYGHSR, from the coding sequence ATGAGAATAACGTTTGCCATGTCAATGCTTAGCGTAACCTTGATGGTTTCAAGTTCGTTGCACGCTGCAGAGGAGCCTGACAGCGCGATGCAAATTGTCAGGAACGGGGAGCAACCTTCTGTCCTGGGGTCGTCCAGGAATTTCGTCGGCACCGTCAGGGTTGATCCTTTATTTGCAGCGCGCCCGCCATCAAGGGTTACGGCAGGTGCTGTGACCTTTCAACCAGGGGCCCGATCAGCTTGGCACACTCATCCGGCGGGCCAAAATCTTATCGTCACGGCCGGTGTTGGATGGATTCAGCAAGAAGGGGGGGAGAAAATCGTCATCAAGCCTGGTGATGTGATTTGGACCCCGCCGGGTGTAAAACATTGGCACGGGGCCACGGATACCACTGGCTTGACGCACTTGGCAATTCAAGAGGTACAGGGCGGGAAAAATGTCGAGTGGCTGGAGCCGGTTACTGATGAGCAGTACGGGCATTCGCGATGA
- a CDS encoding MFS transporter, whose protein sequence is MSANNGRLPMIGLLALSTTAFLTILTETMPAAVLPAMSESLEQPPAGIGLLVSIYALASAAAAIPIVALTRSLPRKSLYIMLVLSFAMANGITAISTSYALTVASRVVAGLAAGVVWPVICGYAIRLVDRKDMGRAVAITLAGSTVAMVAGLPLGSMLGSLLGWRFSYGLLSLLALLVIVWVLLVVPPMPGEGRKEGTSIHDVIRTPGLRVILLSAFCAILAHYTLYTYMAPLAEKNRLSGGTAQGLFLFGTGAILGVLIAGRFVDTRLRLIATTALTCTAVTMVVLIAAPYQMIASAAIFVWGASFGGMPTVFQSATGRVAEDNAEVATAILTTIYNLGIFGGGAVGGLLLSYFGIVSLSGFALLIVSASLVVVMGGRCHAFPRQ, encoded by the coding sequence ATGAGTGCCAATAATGGTCGCCTGCCTATGATCGGGCTACTTGCTCTGTCCACTACAGCGTTTCTCACCATTCTGACCGAGACGATGCCGGCAGCGGTTCTGCCTGCGATGTCGGAGAGCCTTGAGCAGCCCCCCGCTGGTATCGGTTTATTGGTTTCCATCTATGCATTGGCCTCCGCTGCAGCCGCAATCCCCATTGTGGCGCTCACTCGAAGTCTGCCTCGCAAATCCTTGTACATCATGCTCGTGCTGAGCTTTGCAATGGCTAACGGTATTACCGCCATCTCGACGTCTTATGCGCTGACGGTCGCGTCACGGGTGGTGGCTGGCCTGGCCGCAGGAGTTGTCTGGCCGGTCATCTGTGGTTATGCCATCCGCTTGGTCGATCGCAAAGACATGGGACGGGCTGTCGCGATTACCCTGGCGGGGAGTACCGTGGCCATGGTCGCCGGTTTGCCCTTGGGTAGCATGCTGGGTTCATTGCTTGGATGGCGTTTCAGCTATGGATTGCTTTCGCTGCTCGCGCTGCTTGTCATCGTTTGGGTTTTGCTGGTCGTGCCGCCCATGCCGGGAGAGGGGCGCAAGGAAGGCACTTCGATTCATGACGTCATTCGCACCCCGGGGTTGAGAGTGATCTTGCTGTCGGCTTTTTGCGCGATCCTGGCTCATTACACGCTGTACACCTACATGGCGCCGCTTGCGGAAAAAAACAGGCTGTCAGGCGGGACCGCTCAGGGCCTGTTTCTGTTCGGTACGGGTGCCATCCTGGGCGTACTGATCGCCGGACGTTTCGTCGATACAAGGCTGCGGCTCATAGCGACCACCGCGTTGACGTGCACGGCTGTGACGATGGTTGTGCTGATAGCAGCTCCGTATCAAATGATCGCTTCGGCTGCGATATTTGTGTGGGGGGCTTCGTTCGGCGGCATGCCTACTGTTTTTCAATCAGCGACGGGGCGGGTGGCAGAAGATAATGCGGAGGTGGCAACGGCGATATTGACGACCATCTACAACTTGGGGATTTTTGGCGGAGGTGCCGTAGGTGGTTTGCTCCTAAGCTACTTCGGGATAGTAAGTCTCTCGGGGTTTGCGCTGCTCATCGTTAGCGCTTCCCTTGTGGTGGTCATGGGAGGGAGGTGTCACGCCTTTCCACGGCAGTAA
- a CDS encoding antibiotic biosynthesis monooxygenase family protein: MNIAAVNTLEIRVIEEVDQHFEQRLKAYAETFEKVHGCLGYSVIRSSRDPGLWVFSGYWSAASMMTEHFESESMTALVNHLVTSCSNLTFASFTPQIGRGPHDEA, from the coding sequence ATGAATATCGCCGCAGTTAATACCTTGGAGATTCGGGTGATCGAAGAGGTTGACCAACACTTTGAACAGCGTTTGAAGGCGTACGCGGAGACCTTTGAAAAAGTACACGGATGCCTGGGGTATAGCGTGATTCGCAGCTCCCGCGATCCTGGTTTGTGGGTCTTCAGTGGCTACTGGAGCGCGGCATCGATGATGACTGAGCACTTTGAAAGTGAGTCGATGACGGCGTTGGTCAATCATTTGGTAACGTCATGTTCCAACCTGACGTTTGCCAGTTTCACGCCCCAAATCGGAAGGGGGCCGCACGATGAAGCTTGA
- a CDS encoding LysR family transcriptional regulator — translation MQDDILKQSFGGLMAFIAVAREKSFTRAAAHLGLSQSAVSHAVSSLERNLGTRLLARNSRSVSPTEAGERLLATVGPRFEEIDAELLALSELGESPTGTVRITASDHAIRSIISPKLKKFLPKYPGIKVELFADNGLIDIAADRFDAGVRLGEAIAQDMIAVRIGPDMRFTAVATRRYFASSPEPETPEDLMQHNCINLRLPTHGGLWPWEFGEDGRQLNMRVDGQLIYNSIYDCLDAAIAGLGIAYVPEDIAEPYVKAGHLIPVLKDWCPLWTGLHLYYPSRRQPSGAMALLIAALRHES, via the coding sequence ATGCAAGATGACATCCTTAAGCAATCCTTTGGTGGGTTGATGGCCTTTATTGCCGTCGCCCGGGAAAAGAGTTTTACTCGAGCAGCAGCACATCTAGGCCTGTCTCAATCCGCGGTCAGCCATGCCGTCAGCTCACTGGAGCGAAATCTGGGCACGCGCTTGCTTGCGCGCAACTCCCGCTCAGTCTCGCCAACGGAAGCCGGTGAACGGTTACTGGCAACTGTCGGTCCCCGCTTCGAAGAGATCGACGCTGAATTACTGGCGTTGTCAGAGCTGGGCGAAAGCCCAACCGGGACCGTACGCATCACCGCATCGGATCACGCCATCCGATCGATCATCTCCCCAAAGTTGAAGAAATTCCTGCCGAAGTACCCTGGAATAAAAGTCGAGCTGTTCGCGGACAATGGGCTTATCGACATCGCAGCAGATCGTTTCGATGCGGGCGTCCGATTGGGTGAGGCGATAGCCCAGGACATGATCGCCGTACGCATCGGTCCTGACATGCGATTCACCGCAGTAGCGACCAGGCGCTACTTCGCCAGCAGCCCTGAACCAGAGACGCCCGAAGACTTGATGCAGCACAATTGCATAAACCTGCGTCTTCCTACCCATGGTGGATTGTGGCCTTGGGAGTTCGGGGAAGATGGCCGGCAGTTGAACATGCGGGTTGATGGTCAGCTGATTTACAACAGTATTTATGATTGCCTTGATGCAGCCATTGCAGGCTTGGGTATCGCTTATGTACCTGAAGACATCGCTGAGCCCTATGTCAAGGCTGGCCACCTGATTCCGGTACTGAAAGACTGGTGCCCGCTGTGGACAGGACTTCATCTCTATTACCCAAGCCGTCGGCAACCCTCCGGGGCTATGGCTTTATTAATCGCCGCGTTGCGCCACGAGTCATGA
- a CDS encoding NAD-dependent succinate-semialdehyde dehydrogenase, with protein sequence MSIETNNNVIADADHPRVGLFIDGEWIFDRPSCFEVLDPSTEASLTSVPGATTADLKRVLAAAERGFKIWRDTPPAERNIIISRAIAGVRSRSEEIAQIITRENGKLIADARAEVERSASFFDWDMAQALRAYGTIVPGEAQMQKSILRQPIGPVAAFTPWNVPLSAPSRKISGALCAGCSIILKAPEETPGAAVAMVQCFERAGLPKGVLNLVFGNPALVSSTLIESPVTRMVTLTGSVAVGKHLSQLAGAAMKPVLMELGGHAPVIVCEGVNAAEIGKMALKSKIRINAQWCAAPGRFLVHESIYDEFVAAFVATADQVRVADGMDTKADIGPVTSVRRLAAMQHFVDDALARGGKVAVGGHRVGERGYYFAPTLLVDTPLDCAIMTDEPFGPVAVAVRFSTLDEAIEISNSLSVGLAAFAFTNSLEQAERLSRELDVGVLSINHFGAPDPDTPFGGVKDSGIGREGGPWSLDSYMVSKTVLQKTARV encoded by the coding sequence TTGAAACCAATAATAATGTCATCGCCGACGCTGATCATCCGCGCGTAGGCCTCTTCATCGACGGTGAATGGATTTTCGACCGCCCCTCTTGCTTTGAAGTGTTGGACCCCAGCACCGAAGCATCGCTCACCAGCGTTCCCGGGGCCACGACCGCTGACCTGAAACGCGTGTTGGCCGCCGCTGAGCGGGGGTTCAAAATCTGGCGGGACACACCACCGGCTGAGCGTAATATCATCATCAGTCGTGCCATCGCAGGCGTGCGTTCACGTTCCGAAGAAATCGCGCAGATCATCACCCGAGAGAACGGCAAATTAATTGCAGATGCGCGTGCGGAGGTGGAGCGTTCGGCGAGCTTCTTCGATTGGGACATGGCACAGGCCCTGCGAGCCTACGGGACCATCGTTCCGGGCGAAGCTCAAATGCAGAAATCGATTCTTCGTCAGCCAATTGGTCCAGTCGCAGCGTTCACGCCTTGGAATGTGCCGCTAAGCGCACCGTCGCGAAAAATCAGCGGTGCACTGTGCGCCGGGTGCTCCATCATTTTGAAAGCCCCAGAAGAAACCCCTGGCGCGGCAGTAGCAATGGTTCAGTGCTTCGAGCGAGCCGGTTTGCCCAAGGGCGTATTGAATCTGGTGTTTGGCAACCCGGCGCTAGTGTCTTCGACCCTGATCGAGTCGCCAGTGACCCGCATGGTGACCTTGACGGGGTCGGTGGCAGTCGGCAAGCACTTGAGCCAACTGGCGGGTGCGGCCATGAAGCCGGTGCTGATGGAGCTCGGCGGCCATGCCCCGGTCATCGTTTGCGAAGGGGTCAATGCCGCGGAAATCGGCAAGATGGCACTCAAGAGCAAAATTCGGATCAACGCTCAGTGGTGCGCTGCGCCAGGTCGCTTCCTGGTACACGAGAGTATCTACGACGAATTCGTAGCGGCGTTTGTGGCAACCGCCGATCAGGTACGTGTGGCCGACGGCATGGATACGAAGGCAGACATCGGACCGGTCACCAGTGTCCGGCGCCTCGCCGCGATGCAGCATTTTGTCGATGACGCATTGGCGCGTGGCGGCAAGGTTGCCGTGGGTGGGCATCGTGTAGGTGAGCGTGGTTATTATTTTGCGCCGACTCTGCTGGTCGACACTCCACTAGATTGCGCCATCATGACCGATGAGCCTTTTGGGCCGGTCGCTGTCGCGGTTCGTTTCTCGACCCTAGATGAGGCCATCGAGATTTCCAACAGTCTATCCGTGGGTTTGGCTGCTTTTGCGTTCACCAATTCACTGGAACAGGCTGAACGATTGAGTCGTGAGCTGGATGTTGGAGTCCTGTCGATTAACCATTTCGGTGCGCCGGATCCTGACACTCCGTTTGGCGGTGTGAAGGACAGTGGTATTGGTAGAGAGGGGGGGCCGTGGAGTCTGGACTCGTACATGGTCAGCAAGACCGTGCTACAGAAAACTGCTCGCGTCTGA
- a CDS encoding alpha/beta hydrolase, with the protein MKKLFFTLALLASSFTAVAADMSNGANNFFKSDKVTEQKVSFNNQYRMKVVGNLYVPKNLNKANKSPAIVIGHPMGAVKEQSSNLYAQKLAEQGFVTLAIDQSFWGESEGQPRNAVAPDIYSEAFSAAVDYLGTQSYIDRNRIGVLGICGSGSFVISAAKIDPRMKAIATVSMYDMGAANRDALKHSQTLEQRKQIIAEAAEQRYVEFTGGETKYTGGTVHKLDANTHPIQREFFDFYRTPRGEFTPAGSSPEVTTHPTLTSNVKFMNFYPFNDIASISPRPMLFIAGSEAHSLEFSQEAFKLAGEPKELFIVPGAGHVDLYDRVNLIPFDKLTSFFRTNLK; encoded by the coding sequence ATGAAGAAATTATTTTTTACGCTGGCCCTGCTGGCTAGTTCGTTTACCGCGGTGGCAGCCGATATGTCCAACGGCGCGAACAACTTTTTCAAGAGTGATAAGGTGACTGAGCAGAAGGTATCCTTCAATAATCAGTACCGAATGAAAGTCGTCGGGAACCTGTATGTCCCGAAAAATTTGAATAAGGCCAACAAAAGCCCTGCGATTGTCATTGGCCACCCGATGGGGGCGGTCAAAGAGCAAAGCTCAAATCTTTACGCTCAGAAACTCGCTGAACAAGGCTTTGTGACCCTTGCGATCGATCAATCGTTTTGGGGCGAAAGCGAGGGGCAACCGCGTAACGCCGTGGCGCCGGATATTTACTCCGAAGCGTTCAGCGCAGCGGTCGATTACCTTGGAACCCAGTCGTATATCGATCGCAACCGCATCGGCGTTCTCGGCATCTGTGGTAGCGGCAGTTTTGTCATCAGTGCGGCAAAAATCGACCCTCGGATGAAGGCGATTGCCACCGTCAGTATGTATGACATGGGCGCAGCCAACCGCGACGCGCTCAAGCACTCGCAAACACTTGAACAGCGCAAGCAGATCATCGCAGAGGCGGCTGAGCAGCGTTATGTAGAATTCACGGGTGGGGAAACCAAGTACACCGGCGGTACCGTGCATAAACTGGACGCGAACACCCATCCCATCCAGCGCGAATTCTTCGATTTCTATCGCACGCCTCGTGGTGAGTTCACCCCGGCCGGGTCTTCGCCTGAAGTGACGACGCATCCAACGCTGACCAGCAACGTGAAGTTCATGAACTTCTATCCGTTCAACGATATTGCGTCGATTTCGCCTCGTCCTATGCTGTTCATCGCAGGCTCTGAAGCACACTCGCTGGAGTTCAGCCAAGAAGCCTTCAAGCTGGCGGGTGAGCCTAAGGAGTTGTTCATCGTGCCAGGCGCGGGCCACGTGGACTTGTATGATCGGGTGAACCTGATTCCGTTCGACAAGCTGACTTCTTTCTTCCGAACCAACCTGAAGTAA